One Stigmatopora nigra isolate UIUO_SnigA chromosome 1, RoL_Snig_1.1, whole genome shotgun sequence DNA segment encodes these proteins:
- the LOC144201934 gene encoding troponin C, skeletal muscle, which produces MPTDAQSDARSFLTEEMIAEFKAAFDMFDTDGGGDISTKELGTVMRMLGQNPSREELDAIIEEVDEDGSGTIDFEEFLVMMVQQLKEDQAGKSEEELSECFRIFDKNGDGFIDREEFGDILHMTGEAVTEEDIDEMFGESDNNKDGKIDFDEFLKMMENVQ; this is translated from the exons ATG CCCACTGACGCCCAAAGCGATGCCCGCTCCTTCCTTACGGAGGAGATGATTGCag AGTTCAAGGCTGCATTTGACATGTTTGACACTGACGGTGGCGGTGACATTAGCACTAAGGAGTTGGGCACCGTGATGAGGATGCTGGGACAAAACCCATCCAGGGAAGAGTTGGATGCCATCATTGAGGAAGTCGATGAGGATG GCAGTGGCACCATTGACTTCGAGGAGTTTTTGGTCATGATGGTCCAGCAGTTAAAGGAGGACCAGGCTGGAAAGAGTGAAGAGGAGCTATCTGAATGCTTCCGTATTTTTGACAA AAACGGAGACGGATTCATCGACCGAGAGGAGTTTGGAGACATCCTGCACATGACTGGAGAAGCTGTCACTGAAGAAGACATCGATGAGATGTTTGGCGAATCTGACAATAACAAGgatggaaaaattgattttgatg AGTTTTTGAAGATGATGGAGAACGTCCAGTGA